One genomic window of Diospyros lotus cultivar Yz01 chromosome 8, ASM1463336v1, whole genome shotgun sequence includes the following:
- the LOC127808160 gene encoding heavy metal-associated isoprenylated plant protein 7-like isoform X2 codes for MHCQACARKVARALRGFEGVEQVTADCKASKVVVKGKTADPIKVCQRIQRKSGRKVELISPLPNAPEEENKEAKQEEDKKEEPPPVVTHVLKVGMHCEACAQGLERTIRKIPGVESATADLANDQVIVKGIIDPTKLVDEVYKRKKKQASIVKDEEKKEEDKKGDEKKEEKEGEKKDAAEGEKGEEDIKNDIKKSEHWPPKYYMEYAYAPQIFSDDNPNACSVM; via the exons ATGCATTGCCAAGCCTGCGCCCGCAAAGTTGCAAGAGCCTTGCGAGGATTCGAAG GCGTGGAACAAGTAACGGCGGATTGCAAGGCGAGTAAGGTGGTGGTGAAAGGGAAGACAGCAGATCCTATAAAGGTGTGCCAAAGGATTCAAAGGAAAAGCGGCCGGAAAGTGGAGTTGATTTCACCTCTGCCCAATGCCCCCGAGGAGGAAAACAAGGAagcaaaacaagaagaagataagaagGAAGAG CCTCCTCCTGTTGTAACTCATGTGTTGAAAGTTGGAATGCACTGTGAAGCATGTGCTCAAGGTTTGGAGAGGACAATCAGAAAGATCCCAg GAGTGGAGTCGGCAACTGCAGACCTGGCAAATGATCAAGTAATTGTGAAAGGTATTATTGATCCCACAAAGCTGGTCGATGAGGTttacaagagaaaaaaaaagcaagCTTCTATTGTAAAggatgaagagaagaaggaagaagataagaaaggggatgagaaaaaggaagaaaaagaaggagaaaagaaagatgCTGCCGAAGgggagaagggagaagaagatatAAAGAATGACATCAAGAAAAGCGAACATTGGCCGCCAAAGTACTACATGGAGTACGCTTATGCGCCCCAAATTTTCAGTGACGACAATCCAAATGCTTGCTCCGTTATGTAA
- the LOC127808160 gene encoding heavy metal-associated isoprenylated plant protein 7-like isoform X1: protein MGEENKHEEKKEEGAKEEKKDEEKKEEPQEIVLKVDMHCQACARKVARALRGFEGVEQVTADCKASKVVVKGKTADPIKVCQRIQRKSGRKVELISPLPNAPEEENKEAKQEEDKKEEPPPVVTHVLKVGMHCEACAQGLERTIRKIPGVESATADLANDQVIVKGIIDPTKLVDEVYKRKKKQASIVKDEEKKEEDKKGDEKKEEKEGEKKDAAEGEKGEEDIKNDIKKSEHWPPKYYMEYAYAPQIFSDDNPNACSVM from the exons ATGGGTGaa GAGAACAAACACgaggaaaagaaggaagaaggtgctaaagaagaaaagaaagatgaggagaagaaagaagaaccTCAAGAGATTGTGCTCAAGGTTGATATGCATTGCCAAGCCTGCGCCCGCAAAGTTGCAAGAGCCTTGCGAGGATTCGAAG GCGTGGAACAAGTAACGGCGGATTGCAAGGCGAGTAAGGTGGTGGTGAAAGGGAAGACAGCAGATCCTATAAAGGTGTGCCAAAGGATTCAAAGGAAAAGCGGCCGGAAAGTGGAGTTGATTTCACCTCTGCCCAATGCCCCCGAGGAGGAAAACAAGGAagcaaaacaagaagaagataagaagGAAGAG CCTCCTCCTGTTGTAACTCATGTGTTGAAAGTTGGAATGCACTGTGAAGCATGTGCTCAAGGTTTGGAGAGGACAATCAGAAAGATCCCAg GAGTGGAGTCGGCAACTGCAGACCTGGCAAATGATCAAGTAATTGTGAAAGGTATTATTGATCCCACAAAGCTGGTCGATGAGGTttacaagagaaaaaaaaagcaagCTTCTATTGTAAAggatgaagagaagaaggaagaagataagaaaggggatgagaaaaaggaagaaaaagaaggagaaaagaaagatgCTGCCGAAGgggagaagggagaagaagatatAAAGAATGACATCAAGAAAAGCGAACATTGGCCGCCAAAGTACTACATGGAGTACGCTTATGCGCCCCAAATTTTCAGTGACGACAATCCAAATGCTTGCTCCGTTATGTAA